The genomic DNA AGCGGAGCAGCTGAATACTTCCAGTCATTGTTGAATGACCTCGTGAATCGCTACGCAGCACTGGATCAAGCGGGAGCGGTGACCACTCCGATCAGAGGTTCATACCGTATCCAGGCCACTCGAGCCGTGGTCGTTAGCGTCTGCGAAACAATAGCGTGTGAGTATGGATTCTCACTCAACCCGAACCAGCAAGTGCGAATCTCAGCACAGCGAGAGTGCCTCGGGATCAAGGCTCGAGACACTTCGACGCCAAAAGAACTACGAGTGTGCAACTGGCATGCACAACCGGGGAGTCCGCGATGGTTGGGAGTGCTCACCCACAACCCTCCCTCTCTACCGGATCGCGGTAGCGAGCGCGTTTGGCGTTGCCGGCGGGCGCTGTGCCCGAGGTGGCGACTCGGGAACGAACTTGGAGGCCGCAACCCACCACCGAAAGACATAGTTCCGAACGCGCCCGCCGCGAAAATCCATCTTCACCCCCGGGGTCAAGCCCCCAGGCACTCGGCCTGTAATATCAGTAGACAACGACGCGTCGCCAACCGCTCGGAACCGTTCTGTGGGTACGGCGTTTGAGGCGAACGCCGTCTGTGGACCTCGGTTGTTCGATTGGAAGCACCGATCAGTATGATGTTTGAACGACAAGCTCGACACTCCACATTCACACACGGATCTACCAGCCGATACGGTTCGAGGGGGTCGCTACTGGTCGCTTAGCAACTAGTTTAGTGTTCACAATCGGGTTCAATCCCCGCAAGAAGCACTGATGCGGGCGGATCGGATCCGAGTGTGAAGACCGGTTTTGGCTACTGGTCGACCCTTGTGGAGGGACCATCGAACAGTGCAGCCGATTCTGAGACGGGCGTTCACAGGCATTTGAATTCCTTAGAGAGTGGTTTTGAGAATCGCTGTTATCTGTCTACGGATGCACGCAACCGCTGGGCGATCGGCGATATCACCTGCAAACTTCACACTGAGAGAAAACCGCCAGACGGCAACCGTGTGTGAACTTTTGGCCGGTTCGAGTTGCCTCGTTCGTCCGATACCATCAACCGATCAACTTAATTCTCAAGACGAATCATGGCGATTCTCAGCCCCTCTACAGCGTGTTTTGATGGTTATCCCTTGGATCGTTTGTGCGTGCGCGGTAGCGGTGATCCGGTTCACACTCACATTCACGAGTAGTACATCGTCTCCCTTGCGGGCGAAAATACCGATTGTGAAACGGCTATCAACGGGTGAGAACGCACGAACCAACCTCTGCGTGTCGCTCACCGAGTCAAGACGACTGTGACTCGTGTGTCGGGAGTTCATCTGTTTGCCCGAGCGGTCAGACCGGCACCGGAAGCCACCGCAGCCAGCCGACGACCCGCTCGGGTGGCAACAACGGCGGGTGGAGCACGAGCCAGTCGAGAAGGATCAGTCCGAGGCCGTGAGCCACGACCGAGGGGAGGATCGAGTCGCTTCGGTAGTCGACCGCGCCGAAGAGCACGTCGGTGGGTCCCGAGAGGAGCAGCTCGATCGGCGGCTTCGCGGTGTGCTGGAGCGCGTAGAGCACGGGGCTGATGAACACGCTCTTCGGGCCGAGGTCGCTGACCCCGACACAGAGCAGCCCCCGGAAGTACGTCTCGGCCGCGATCACGATCACGAACTGGCCGATGGCGTGCGGGAGGAAGTCCCCGAGCGCTGCACTCGTTCCCCACATCGGGTAGTACGCCCGCACGGACGGCAGCGACGATCCCACGAGATAGAAGGGGAGCACGAACAGCGCGAGCAGCAAGGTGTTCTTGAGCGCCTGTCGGTCGACGCGCCACCCCAATCGCTCGCCGTACAGCCACGCCAGCACGCCCGGTCCGGCGAGATACACGATCGCGTCGCGAGCGGTGCGAGCCCACAGTTCGGAACTCCCCGCGGCGTCGTTCCAGGCCATCCACACGACCGCGAGGACGCCGCCCCACAGCAGCGATACCTGGACCCACGAGAGTCGGAGTCGATCGAACGTGCGGACCGCCACGACCTACTCGTCCGTGGTCGGCACCGGGCCGGTGCCGACGACCTCGTGGACGTGAGACTCGAACTCTTGGCGGCGCTCGAAGTACGTCTCGTCGATCTCGTCGAGCACGTCGTCGATCCGCCGTGGCCCCTCAGGCGTCCGGATCTCGGTGTCGCCGATCCGGCGTTCGAGCCGTGACTTCTCCATCCCCCACGTCAGTCGTGAGGTCGCCCGCGCCAGCGGGACCCCCTCGATCGATTCGCTCTCGCCGAGTTCGACGACTGGTCCGTCCTCGTCTTCGCCGTTGTCGTCGTCAGCCATACCCCCACTCTCACCGCGGGCGGATTAGAGGTTTCGGAACCGACTTTTTTACTGTGCTACGAGACGGCGAAGCCGTCTCGGCATGACGAAAGACGCTTCGCGTCTTTCGAACCACGTCGGGTCTCCTCGTAAAAACCTCTCGACTAAAAACACCCGCTCGCACACCCCTCCGGGGTTCGCTCGCGGTACAACTACTGGCGCTTTCCGCAACCGCTCCACAACCGCCAACCGCACAGCACCGCCCGAGCCCTCGCTCCCTTCGGTCGCTCGCCCTCGATCCTCCAGGCCCGCACCGCAACCACCCACCGCCACCACAACCAAACGGCCAAATCGAGAGCTATCGGCCCTCGAACTCCGGCTCCTCGTTCGCCATGAACGCCTCAGCGCCCGCTCGGTGATCCTGAGTCTCGAACACCGCAGCCTGGGCCGCGGCCTCGTTGTCCATCGCCTGGTCGAGCGAGCTCTCCATCCCTTGCCGGATGAGCCGCTTCGAGGTCTGGAGTGCCACCGTCGGTCCCGTGGCGATCTGCTCGATCAGCTCGTCGGCGCGCTCGTCGAACGCGTCATCTGGATACACGTGAGTGAACAGCCCGAGCGACTCGGCCCGGTCCGCCTCGACGAGTTCACCAGTGAAGACGAGTTCTTTGGCCGTGTTCTCGCCCACGATCCGTGGCAGGAAGTAGGAAGTTCCTGAATCGACTGCGAGCCCGACCTGCCGGAAACCGAAGCTGATCCGGGCGTCCTCGGTTGCCACCTGAAGATCGCAGGCGATCGCGAGGTTCGCACCCGCTCCGAACGCCACACCGTCGATCTTCGCGACCGTCGGCAGCGGACACTCCGCAATGCGCTTCACCGCACGACTGGTCTCTTGAGTGATCCGCCGAACCGCCTCGTCGAGTGTGGTCTCGCCCGCGAGCCGCTCGGCCATCGCGTTGACGTCGCCCCCGGCCGAGAACGCGCCGCCAGCGCCGCGAACCACGAGGCACCGCGCGTCGCGGTCTTCGAGGCGCTCGACCGCGTCGATGATCCCGCACGCGATCTCGCTCGTCAGCGGGTTGCGCATCTCGGGGCGGTTCAGCGTCAGCGTCGCAACCCCCTCGGCGACATCGAGCACCACCGGCTCGTCGCTCGATTCATCACTCATTCGGCCGCCTCCGCGTCCGCTTCGCTCGCCTCGCGCTCGCGGAGCTCGAACTTCTGGACCTTACCGGTGGTCGTCCGCGGGAGTTCCTCGACGAACGCGACCTCGCGGGGGTGTTTGTACTCCGCGAGGTTGTCGAGGCAGTATTCCTTGATTTCCTCGGCAGTAACGTCGCTATCGGGAACTGGCACCACGAACGCTTTCACGGTCTCGCCGCGGCGCTCGTCGGGGATCCCGACCACGGCGGCATCGGCGACGTTCGGGTGTTCGAACAGCAACTCCTCGACCTCGCGAGGGTAGACGTTGTACCCGCCGGTGACGATGACGTGTTTCTCCCGGTCGACGATGTAGAAGAACTCGTCCTCGTCGCTGTAGCCGACGTCGCCGGTGTGGAACCAGCGTTTGCCGTCGTGCTCGGTGAAAACCTCCTCGTTGGCCTCGGGCCGATCGTGGTAGCCAGCCATCACGTTCGGACCCGCGATCACGAGCTCGCCGGTGATCGCGTCGAGGTCGGTCTCGCTTTCGTCGACCGGCCCCTCCGCGACCGGTTCGACTGGCTCGAAGTCCTCGTCGACCACCATCGAGTCGACCCCCGGTAGCGACTGGCCGATACTGCCGACTCGCCGCGCGT from Halococcus saccharolyticus DSM 5350 includes the following:
- a CDS encoding enoyl-CoA hydratase/isomerase family protein; its protein translation is MSDESSDEPVVLDVAEGVATLTLNRPEMRNPLTSEIACGIIDAVERLEDRDARCLVVRGAGGAFSAGGDVNAMAERLAGETTLDEAVRRITQETSRAVKRIAECPLPTVAKIDGVAFGAGANLAIACDLQVATEDARISFGFRQVGLAVDSGTSYFLPRIVGENTAKELVFTGELVEADRAESLGLFTHVYPDDAFDERADELIEQIATGPTVALQTSKRLIRQGMESSLDQAMDNEAAAQAAVFETQDHRAGAEAFMANEEPEFEGR
- a CDS encoding CPBP family glutamic-type intramembrane protease — encoded protein: MAVRTFDRLRLSWVQVSLLWGGVLAVVWMAWNDAAGSSELWARTARDAIVYLAGPGVLAWLYGERLGWRVDRQALKNTLLLALFVLPFYLVGSSLPSVRAYYPMWGTSAALGDFLPHAIGQFVIVIAAETYFRGLLCVGVSDLGPKSVFISPVLYALQHTAKPPIELLLSGPTDVLFGAVDYRSDSILPSVVAHGLGLILLDWLVLHPPLLPPERVVGWLRWLPVPV
- a CDS encoding DUF5789 family protein, translated to MADDDNGEDEDGPVVELGESESIEGVPLARATSRLTWGMEKSRLERRIGDTEIRTPEGPRRIDDVLDEIDETYFERRQEFESHVHEVVGTGPVPTTDE